A stretch of Clostridium formicaceticum DNA encodes these proteins:
- a CDS encoding DMT family transporter, which yields MCKDLDQENRYLPIIAGIFVAIIFGFSFLFTKEALDTLNPFHLLGFRFAFATITLLLLQIMQVIKINLIGKRVQILLFLALFQPILYFVCETLGVGMTSASEAGMMIALIPIVVTVLAAIFLEEKPTKMQLIFICLSVIGVIFIVVMTGNLRVGSSFAGMFILLGAVLAAGIFNVLSRKSSLHFKPVEITYVMMWVGVIVFNSIAILQHIRQGNLISYLEPLKNAKILLSIIYLGGLSSVGAFFMLNFMLSKVEASKAAVFTNLITVISIIAGVVFRGEPFYWFHGVGAFMILLGVWGTNYFEKQKIPYEIRFDTIKR from the coding sequence ATGTGTAAGGACTTGGATCAAGAAAATCGGTATTTACCTATCATTGCAGGTATATTTGTAGCAATAATATTTGGTTTTTCTTTTTTATTTACAAAGGAAGCTTTAGATACACTTAATCCTTTTCACCTCTTAGGTTTTAGATTTGCCTTCGCTACAATCACGTTATTATTATTACAGATTATGCAGGTGATTAAGATCAATCTTATAGGAAAAAGAGTGCAGATACTATTATTTCTGGCTTTGTTTCAACCTATATTATATTTTGTATGTGAAACATTAGGTGTGGGCATGACCTCGGCTTCGGAAGCAGGGATGATGATTGCATTGATACCTATTGTTGTTACAGTATTAGCAGCTATCTTTTTAGAGGAAAAACCTACTAAAATGCAGTTGATTTTTATTTGTTTATCAGTAATTGGTGTGATTTTTATTGTTGTGATGACAGGAAACCTCCGTGTAGGTAGCAGCTTTGCTGGCATGTTTATTTTATTAGGGGCTGTTTTGGCAGCTGGGATATTTAATGTACTATCTCGCAAATCTTCTTTGCATTTTAAACCAGTAGAAATTACTTATGTAATGATGTGGGTAGGGGTAATCGTTTTTAACAGTATAGCTATCCTTCAACATATTCGTCAAGGAAATTTAATAAGTTATCTTGAACCATTAAAAAATGCAAAAATATTGCTATCTATTATATACTTAGGGGGGCTGTCTTCTGTTGGAGCTTTCTTTATGCTAAATTTTATGTTATCCAAAGTGGAGGCTTCTAAGGCAGCAGTTTTCACCAATCTAATTACAGTCATTTCTATTATCGCAGGCGTAGTTTTTAGAGGTGAACCCTTCTATTGGTTTCATGGGGTTGGAGCTTTTATGATTTTGTTAGGGGTATGGGGAACGAATTATTTCGAAAAGCAAAAAATTCCCTACGAAATTAGATTTGATACAATAAAGAGGTAG
- a CDS encoding flavodoxin family protein codes for MNHGTLDLKKLVIYYSFEGNTKLIAQTIADTVQGDLLQLVPKKEIQSKGFMKYFWGGRQVMMKKKPELYPLDKNPQDYDVLFIGTPVWAWSFAPPLYTFFQTTEIANKKVALFSCNRGQNGKTFENMKKELYKNDVVGQIEFFDPLKNNREENIRKVVDWTKGIMQAI; via the coding sequence ATGAACCATGGAACATTAGATTTAAAAAAACTGGTGATTTATTATTCTTTTGAAGGCAATACAAAATTGATTGCACAAACAATAGCAGATACGGTGCAGGGGGATTTATTACAATTAGTACCGAAAAAAGAAATACAGTCTAAGGGGTTTATGAAATACTTTTGGGGTGGAAGACAGGTTATGATGAAAAAAAAGCCTGAATTATATCCTTTAGATAAAAACCCACAGGATTATGATGTGTTATTTATAGGGACACCGGTTTGGGCATGGAGTTTTGCACCTCCCCTATATACATTTTTTCAAACCACGGAAATTGCTAATAAAAAAGTCGCTTTATTTAGTTGTAATCGTGGACAAAATGGAAAAACCTTTGAAAATATGAAAAAAGAGCTATATAAAAATGACGTCGTAGGTCAAATAGAATTTTTTGATCCTTTAAAAAATAACAGAGAGGAAAATATTAGAAAGGTAGTAGACTGGACAAAGGGTATTATGCAGGCTATATAA
- a CDS encoding helix-turn-helix domain-containing protein, translating to MLGYRIREIRHKKGMTLNELASEIDVTASYISQVERDIIEPSLSSLRKIAVALGVPLFTFLHDDTVDPIVVRASERRKLALPESSIIYEFVTPMVADQKVQPKMEIIHFQLAPKSWTSEENITHEADECIFVIDGELEIYLEEKRYHLQAGDSIYIKENIGHRFYNPTNQTVKGLTNIAPAIY from the coding sequence TTGTTAGGTTATCGAATTAGAGAGATACGGCATAAAAAAGGTATGACGCTAAATGAGTTAGCTTCTGAGATAGATGTTACTGCCAGTTATATCTCGCAGGTTGAAAGAGATATTATAGAGCCATCTTTATCATCTTTGAGAAAAATCGCTGTTGCCCTAGGGGTACCGTTATTTACTTTCTTACATGACGATACAGTAGATCCTATTGTGGTAAGAGCTTCAGAAAGACGAAAACTTGCATTACCGGAAAGCAGCATTATTTATGAATTTGTTACACCAATGGTGGCTGATCAAAAGGTACAACCGAAGATGGAAATTATCCATTTTCAATTGGCGCCTAAATCTTGGACAAGCGAAGAAAATATTACCCATGAAGCAGATGAATGTATCTTTGTCATTGATGGAGAGTTAGAAATCTATTTAGAAGAAAAGAGATACCATCTACAGGCCGGGGATAGTATATACATCAAAGAAAATATAGGACACAGGTTTTATAATCCAACAAACCAAACAGTTAAAGGATTGACGAATATTGCACCAGCTATTTATTAA
- a CDS encoding peptidylprolyl isomerase: MKNPIVTFTMEDGSQMKAELYPEIAPNTVNNFISLVKKGFYNGVIFHRVIPGFMIQGGDPQGMGIGGPGYSIQGEFSGNGFKNDLKHTKGVLSMARAMDPNSAGSQFFVMVEDAPHLDGQYAAFGKVIEGIETADKIVSVKRNHSDKPLEDQRMKEVTVETFGEDYPEPDKLA; encoded by the coding sequence ATGAAGAATCCAATCGTTACTTTTACTATGGAAGACGGTAGTCAAATGAAGGCGGAGCTTTACCCCGAAATTGCTCCTAATACTGTAAATAATTTTATTTCTTTAGTTAAAAAAGGATTTTATAATGGTGTAATTTTTCACCGCGTTATTCCGGGCTTCATGATTCAAGGAGGAGATCCTCAAGGCATGGGTATTGGTGGACCAGGATATTCTATTCAAGGAGAGTTTTCTGGAAATGGCTTTAAAAATGACTTGAAACATACCAAGGGCGTACTTTCTATGGCTAGAGCGATGGACCCTAATTCAGCTGGTTCTCAGTTTTTCGTGATGGTGGAAGATGCTCCCCATTTAGATGGACAATATGCTGCATTTGGCAAGGTAATAGAAGGCATAGAAACTGCTGATAAAATTGTATCAGTAAAAAGAAATCATAGTGATAAACCTCTTGAGGATCAGCGGATGAAGGAAGTTACCGTTGAAACCTTCGGTGAAGACTATCCAGAGCCAGATAAATTGGCATAA
- a CDS encoding ribonuclease H-like YkuK family protein, with product MKSITYGEISFDKVCEKIKEYTSEDLALEYVISVGTDSQNVDGYTKMVSVIALVRKRKGGIFFYDIKKVKKIKNLRQKILKETQYSIELASNIMDFINQNHIKASLEVHVDIGTHGDTKYLIKEIVGWVIGSGFKCCVKPDSYTSTGIADKISKKGSKVC from the coding sequence ATGAAGAGTATTACTTATGGAGAGATCAGCTTTGACAAAGTTTGTGAAAAGATTAAGGAATATACAAGTGAGGACTTGGCGCTAGAGTATGTTATTTCTGTAGGTACGGATTCTCAAAATGTAGATGGCTATACAAAGATGGTTTCTGTTATTGCGTTAGTTCGTAAAAGAAAAGGTGGCATTTTTTTCTATGATATAAAAAAGGTAAAAAAAATTAAGAATTTAAGACAAAAAATTTTAAAAGAAACACAGTACAGCATTGAATTAGCGTCGAATATCATGGATTTTATTAATCAAAATCATATCAAGGCTTCATTAGAAGTACATGTAGACATTGGTACCCATGGGGATACAAAATATCTTATTAAGGAGATTGTAGGGTGGGTCATAGGTTCAGGGTTTAAATGCTGTGTGAAGCCGGATTCCTATACATCTACTGGAATCGCTGATAAAATATCTAAAAAAGGAAGCAAGGTCTGCTAA
- a CDS encoding tetratricopeptide repeat protein: MKDNQYMLDNYRIIGNKFKDENQLEKALHFYNKAYECRGGNEDIELLLQMGLIYDEMQDYEEAKKKYKEVLNINPKEARGYYSLAIAYDNEKNYMKAIKFYKLAIELDPYYDRAYFFLANAYDEIGQKDKAIQYYKKVIELDEEDFWAYVNLGSIYEEIHENQLALEMMKKALEIEGENYKALFNMGVILKKLGRIEEAIAYYKLSIQQNSKFPYSYFNLAIIYKEQKKYHEGIEILNKAIYTNKEVAVLYYNRACLYALMNQLEKAMRDLIRATELDADLVEYMKNDEELDALRELEAYKLMF, translated from the coding sequence ATGAAGGATAATCAATATATGTTGGATAACTATAGAATTATAGGAAATAAGTTTAAGGATGAAAATCAATTAGAAAAAGCGCTGCATTTTTATAATAAGGCCTATGAATGTAGAGGTGGTAATGAAGATATCGAGTTACTACTACAAATGGGCCTTATTTATGATGAAATGCAGGACTATGAAGAGGCAAAGAAAAAGTATAAAGAAGTTCTTAACATAAACCCTAAAGAAGCCAGAGGTTACTATAGCTTAGCCATCGCATATGATAATGAAAAAAATTATATGAAGGCAATTAAATTTTATAAGTTGGCCATAGAGTTAGATCCTTATTATGATAGAGCCTACTTTTTTCTAGCAAATGCTTATGATGAAATTGGACAAAAAGATAAGGCGATTCAGTATTATAAAAAGGTGATTGAACTGGATGAAGAGGATTTTTGGGCATATGTTAATTTAGGTTCTATTTATGAAGAAATCCATGAGAATCAATTGGCTTTAGAGATGATGAAGAAAGCCTTAGAGATTGAAGGGGAAAACTATAAAGCATTATTCAATATGGGAGTAATTTTAAAAAAATTGGGAAGGATTGAAGAAGCTATTGCATATTATAAGTTGTCTATTCAACAAAATTCCAAATTCCCTTACAGTTATTTCAATCTAGCAATTATTTATAAAGAACAGAAGAAATATCATGAAGGGATAGAGATATTAAATAAAGCAATTTATACCAACAAAGAGGTGGCAGTATTATATTATAATAGAGCATGTCTGTATGCCCTCATGAATCAACTAGAAAAGGCTATGCGAGATCTTATTCGAGCAACGGAGTTAGATGCTGATTTAGTAGAATATATGAAAAATGATGAAGAACTCGATGCGTTGAGAGAATTGGAAGCATACAAGCTTATGTTTTAA
- a CDS encoding SpoVR family protein, whose amino-acid sequence MREYTIKELEKWNKKIEEIAIKEGLDYYPQEFEVCSYDDMLCYEAYVGMPAHYPHWSYGKAYEKSKTLYSYNLKGLPYEMVINSNPCIAYLMRDNTLLLQILTIAHVYGHNDFFKNNRLFVEGTRAEDVVQMFKKHADRVRSYIHDPSIGYEKVERILDAAHGIKFQTSRVTGDKKISDKEKKEKLLTKYYEETKITSVLEGKKEVPYPNLNKIPLEPTEEIMEFIITYGKLEEWERDIMRIVLEETKYFIPQIETKIMNEGWASYWHYKILNQLELPQNLHMEFLSRHNQVVRPFLGSINPYYMGFKIFTEIEKSYGKEKIFEVRKIERDQSFIRRYLTEGLCKEMHLFQYNKKEKDYIIEEVADETGWKKIRNTIANTVGMEAIPCIKVVEVSQKDHILILKHDYDGRELELSYAYETLKYITSLWGGKVQLMTTISKTPKTISCDENKRVSISSATS is encoded by the coding sequence ATGAGAGAGTATACAATAAAAGAATTAGAAAAGTGGAATAAAAAAATAGAAGAAATTGCAATAAAGGAAGGTTTAGATTATTATCCTCAGGAATTTGAAGTTTGTAGCTATGATGATATGCTTTGTTATGAGGCTTATGTTGGGATGCCAGCCCATTATCCCCATTGGAGTTATGGAAAGGCTTATGAAAAGAGTAAGACGCTTTATTCCTATAACTTAAAAGGTCTGCCCTATGAAATGGTTATCAACTCAAATCCTTGTATTGCTTACCTTATGCGGGATAACACTTTGCTTTTGCAAATTCTTACCATTGCACATGTATATGGCCATAATGACTTCTTTAAAAATAATCGTTTGTTTGTGGAGGGAACGAGGGCTGAGGATGTAGTACAGATGTTTAAAAAGCATGCCGATAGGGTCAGAAGCTACATTCATGATCCCAGTATTGGCTATGAAAAGGTTGAACGTATTTTAGATGCAGCCCATGGTATTAAATTTCAGACTTCGAGAGTAACCGGAGATAAAAAAATATCCGATAAAGAGAAGAAAGAAAAACTTCTTACGAAGTATTACGAGGAAACAAAGATCACTAGTGTATTAGAAGGAAAAAAAGAGGTGCCTTATCCTAATTTAAATAAAATCCCGCTAGAACCTACTGAAGAGATTATGGAGTTTATTATAACCTATGGTAAGTTGGAAGAGTGGGAAAGGGATATCATGCGAATTGTTTTAGAAGAGACAAAATATTTTATACCTCAAATTGAAACAAAAATTATGAACGAAGGATGGGCTAGCTATTGGCATTATAAGATATTGAATCAATTGGAGCTTCCCCAAAACCTGCATATGGAGTTTTTGAGTAGGCATAATCAAGTAGTCAGACCATTTTTAGGAAGTATCAATCCATACTATATGGGATTCAAAATTTTTACCGAAATCGAAAAAAGTTATGGTAAGGAAAAGATATTTGAAGTGCGGAAGATTGAAAGAGATCAATCCTTTATTCGAAGGTATTTGACAGAAGGGCTGTGCAAAGAAATGCACCTCTTTCAGTACAATAAAAAAGAAAAAGATTATATCATTGAAGAAGTTGCAGATGAAACAGGATGGAAAAAGATTAGAAATACCATTGCTAACACAGTAGGTATGGAGGCAATCCCCTGCATCAAAGTGGTAGAAGTATCTCAAAAAGATCATATACTTATACTAAAGCATGATTATGATGGTAGAGAACTAGAACTATCTTATGCCTATGAAACTTTAAAGTATATTACAAGTCTTTGGGGTGGCAAAGTTCAATTGATGACCACGATTAGCAAAACCCCAAAAACAATTTCATGTGATGAAAATAAAAGAGTCAGCATAAGTTCTGCAACAAGTTAA
- the yhbH gene encoding sporulation protein YhbH, with protein MTIFREFDSRGRDRSAEDRRRHRQLVEESIKKNIGDIIAEESIIGKSKDKKIKIPIRGIKEYQFIYGKNKPGTGSGDGSEKRGDKIGSDEMEKGKGQEGEAGNQEGEDIYETEVTIEELMNYLFEDLNLPFLDKKKFNELESKKNFKRLGYQRKGIPPRLAKKRSMIERIKREKAYQRGKRENPEIFQQQEKERFPFKEDDLRYFRLREDIKRESNAVVICIMDTSGSMYIAKKYLARSFYFLLYQFVKLKYINIDIVFIAHSTTAKEVNEDEFFHKVETGGTYISSGYEKALEIIEKRYNPAVWNVYAFHCSDGDNWSNDNEKAIQLAGKLCEVCNLFGYGEILQGYYNRNSKIFNEFSKLKHKNFSAVTISRKEDIIPALKDLLDKERDAVE; from the coding sequence ATGACGATATTTAGAGAGTTTGACAGTAGAGGGAGAGATCGTTCAGCAGAAGACCGAAGAAGACATCGACAATTGGTAGAGGAATCTATTAAGAAAAATATAGGAGATATTATTGCCGAGGAAAGTATTATTGGAAAAAGCAAAGATAAAAAAATAAAGATTCCAATAAGAGGTATTAAAGAATATCAATTTATCTATGGAAAAAACAAACCAGGAACTGGTTCTGGTGATGGAAGTGAAAAAAGAGGGGATAAAATAGGCAGCGATGAGATGGAGAAGGGTAAGGGGCAAGAGGGTGAAGCTGGAAATCAAGAAGGTGAAGATATTTATGAAACTGAGGTGACAATCGAAGAATTAATGAACTACTTATTTGAAGACTTAAATTTGCCCTTTCTTGATAAAAAAAAGTTCAATGAATTAGAAAGTAAAAAGAATTTTAAACGTTTGGGCTATCAAAGAAAAGGTATTCCACCACGTCTTGCTAAGAAAAGGTCTATGATAGAAAGGATTAAAAGGGAGAAAGCTTATCAGCGAGGAAAAAGAGAAAATCCAGAAATTTTTCAGCAACAGGAAAAAGAAAGGTTTCCTTTTAAAGAAGACGATCTAAGATACTTTCGACTGAGGGAAGATATAAAGCGAGAAAGCAATGCGGTTGTTATATGTATTATGGACACCTCAGGGTCTATGTATATAGCAAAAAAGTATTTAGCTAGAAGCTTTTATTTTCTTTTATATCAATTTGTTAAATTGAAGTATATTAATATTGATATTGTGTTTATAGCACACTCCACTACTGCTAAGGAAGTTAATGAAGATGAGTTTTTCCACAAAGTAGAAACTGGAGGAACTTATATCAGCAGTGGCTATGAAAAGGCTCTAGAGATTATTGAAAAAAGATACAATCCTGCTGTATGGAATGTATATGCTTTTCATTGCAGTGATGGAGACAACTGGTCCAATGACAACGAAAAAGCAATACAGTTAGCAGGAAAATTATGCGAAGTATGTAATCTTTTTGGTTATGGAGAGATATTACAGGGATATTATAATAGAAACAGTAAAATTTTCAATGAGTTTTCAAAATTGAAGCACAAAAATTTTTCAGCGGTAACAATCTCTAGAAAGGAGGATATCATTCCAGCCCTTAAAGACCTGCTAGATAAGGAAAGAGACGCTGTGGAGTGA
- a CDS encoding PrkA family serine protein kinase, whose product MTQFEDLIKKDRNENKKHHFQGTLLDYLSILKENPSLCELAHHRMYQLIVEKGVEVINTEEHPRLRRIYGNDIIKQYNFFKDDFFGIDKTLMKIVNYLRAAAMRGEESRQVLYLVGPVGAGKSSIMETLKKALEMSPPIYAIKDCPMREEPLHLIPKHLRGAFEELLGVKIEGDLCPVCRYKLVEEYNGEFEKFPVETVNFSIRSRKGVGVVPPVDPNNQDTSVLIGSVDISKLDLYSEDDPRVLSLNGAFNVGNRGIVEFIEVFKNEVEYLHTMITATQEKSIPSPGKGSMIYFDGIILAHSNEAEWNKFKADHTNEAILDRIVKIEVPYCLELREEIKIYKKILKNSKFSSHIAPHTMELASMFAILTRLAPSSKVDPITKLKIYNGEEIIEKGSAKKLDILELREEAQREGMTGISTRFIIKALDTAIAQSEYDCINPITILETLIKAVKELTLGEDEKKRYLNFLQDTIKKEYHKILEKEVTKAFIHGYKEQAEDLFNNYLDHAEAYVNNTKIKDRNTGEELEADEKFLRSIEEQIDITQSAAKGFRQDVTAYMFYVIRKGGKIDYTSYEPLREAIEKKLTSSVRELSRVVTRTKVRDKEQKEKYNAMVEEMKRNGYCDHCCNVILKYAANNLWKD is encoded by the coding sequence ATGACACAATTTGAGGATTTAATAAAGAAGGATAGAAATGAAAATAAGAAACATCATTTTCAAGGTACACTTTTAGATTATCTCAGTATATTAAAAGAAAATCCATCTCTATGCGAATTAGCTCACCATAGAATGTATCAACTGATTGTAGAAAAGGGCGTAGAAGTAATTAATACGGAAGAACACCCAAGGCTGAGGAGAATATATGGCAATGATATCATCAAACAATACAATTTCTTTAAAGACGATTTTTTTGGCATTGATAAAACACTGATGAAAATTGTCAATTATTTAAGGGCTGCAGCTATGAGGGGAGAAGAATCTCGTCAAGTTCTCTATTTAGTGGGGCCAGTAGGGGCAGGTAAGTCCTCTATTATGGAGACCTTAAAAAAAGCCCTGGAGATGAGTCCTCCTATCTATGCTATTAAAGATTGTCCTATGCGGGAGGAACCCCTACATCTTATTCCCAAGCATTTAAGAGGAGCATTTGAAGAATTATTGGGTGTAAAAATTGAAGGGGATTTATGTCCAGTTTGCCGCTATAAATTAGTAGAGGAATATAATGGAGAGTTTGAAAAGTTTCCTGTAGAAACTGTAAATTTTAGTATTCGATCTAGAAAAGGTGTTGGTGTGGTACCACCAGTTGATCCAAACAATCAAGATACCTCTGTATTAATAGGTTCAGTAGATATTTCAAAGCTTGACTTATATTCTGAGGATGATCCAAGAGTTTTGTCTTTAAACGGTGCCTTTAATGTAGGGAATCGAGGGATTGTTGAATTTATAGAAGTATTTAAAAATGAAGTAGAATATTTGCATACGATGATTACTGCCACGCAGGAAAAAAGTATTCCATCCCCGGGCAAGGGCTCTATGATTTACTTTGATGGCATAATTTTAGCCCATTCCAACGAGGCAGAATGGAATAAGTTTAAGGCAGATCATACAAATGAAGCTATATTAGATAGGATTGTAAAAATAGAGGTACCTTATTGTCTGGAGTTAAGAGAAGAGATAAAAATATATAAAAAAATATTAAAAAATAGCAAATTCAGTAGTCATATTGCGCCCCACACCATGGAATTGGCATCAATGTTTGCCATATTGACAAGATTAGCACCTTCTTCAAAGGTAGATCCTATCACAAAATTGAAAATATACAATGGAGAAGAGATTATAGAAAAGGGTAGTGCTAAGAAATTGGATATTTTAGAGCTTAGAGAAGAAGCGCAGCGAGAAGGTATGACAGGAATATCTACCAGATTTATTATCAAGGCCCTTGATACAGCTATTGCGCAATCGGAGTATGATTGTATCAATCCTATTACGATTTTAGAAACCCTTATTAAAGCGGTGAAGGAATTAACGCTAGGGGAGGATGAAAAAAAGAGATATCTAAACTTTTTACAGGATACGATAAAAAAGGAATATCATAAGATTTTAGAGAAAGAAGTGACGAAAGCCTTTATTCATGGGTATAAGGAGCAGGCGGAGGATTTATTTAACAACTATTTAGATCATGCTGAAGCCTATGTCAATAATACAAAAATCAAAGATAGGAATACGGGAGAAGAGTTGGAGGCAGATGAAAAGTTTTTGCGATCTATTGAAGAACAGATTGATATTACACAAAGTGCAGCCAAGGGTTTCCGCCAAGATGTTACAGCCTATATGTTTTATGTGATAAGAAAAGGAGGAAAAATTGATTATACCAGTTATGAGCCATTAAGAGAGGCTATTGAGAAAAAGTTAACTTCCTCTGTAAGGGAACTAAGCAGAGTAGTCACCCGCACTAAGGTAAGAGATAAAGAGCAAAAGGAAAAGTATAATGCTATGGTAGAAGAAATGAAACGTAATGGTTATTGTGATCACTGCTGCAATGTCATTCTCAAATATGCTGCCAACAATCTTTGGAAGGACTAG